TTCTGCAGGTCGACGAATTGCTTCGGCGCACGCGCCGTGCCTTTTTCGTGGGGCACCTGGAACAGCGCCAGGGTCGGTTCCTCAAGACGGGCCAGGGCCTTGGGCAGAACGCCCTCCACGGCCTGGAAACCGGCTTCGCTGGCGGCGCGCACACCGCCTTCGAAACCGTCGGCCAGGGTATCGCCGAGGCTGTAGACGCCGTTGATGCCACCGACGCACACACGTTTCTGCGGCGCTTCACCGGGCACGAAACCGAGGATGTCTTCGCGCCACACCGGCTTGCCGCCCAGGTGCGAGGCCAGGTGCACCACCGGGCTGTAGCCGCCGGAGCTGGCGATCAGGTCGCAGTCGAGCCATTCGCCGGGGCTGGTGACCTTGTGTGCCTTGACGTCGATGGCCGCTACACGCGCGCCGGTCACATGCTTGCTGCCACGGGCCTCGATCACCGCGCTGGAGGTGAGGATGCGAATGCCCTTGGCCCGGGCTTCTTCCACCAGGGCGCCGCGCGGGTTGTGCCGCGCATCGGCGATGGCCACCACTTGCAGGCTGGCGTCGAGCCAGTCCAGGGCCACACGGTAGGCGTGGTCGTTATTGGTGGACAGCACCAGTTTCTTGCCCGGGGCCACGCCGTAGCGGCGCACATAGGTGGAGACCGCGCCAGCCAGCATGTTGCCCGGCACGTCGTTGTTGCCGTAGACCAGCGGCCGCTCATGGGCGCCGGTGGCCAGCACCACGCGCTTGGCGCGTACCCGGTGGATGCGCTGGCGTACCTGGCCGATGGGCGCGCGGTCGCCGAGGTGATCGGTGAGGCGCTCGTGAATGGTCAGGAAGTTGTGGTCGTGGTAGCCGTTGACCGTGGCCCGCGGCAGCAGCAACACATCCGGCAGCGACTGGAGTTCGGCAACCACACTGGCCACCCACTCCGCCGCCGGCTTGCCGTCCAGGCTCTCGCGGCTGTCCAGCAGGGTACCGCCGAACTCTTCCTGCTCGTCGGCCAGGATCACCCGGGCGCCACTGCGGGCCGCTGCCAGGGCGGCGGCAAGGCCCGCGGGGCCGGCGCCGACGATCAGCACGTCGCAGTGCTGGTTCATGTTGTCGTAGGTGTCCGGATCGTTCTCGGTGGGCGAACGGCCCAGGCCCGCGGCCTTGCGGATGTACTTCTCGTAGGTCATCCAGAACGATTGCGGGTACATGAAGGTCTTGTAGTAGAAGCCCGGTGGCATCAGCTTGCCGCCGACCTTGCCGAGAATGCCCATCATGTCGTTGTTGACGCTGGGCCAGCCGTTGGTGCTGGTGGCGACCAGGCCCTGGTACAGCGCCTGCTGGGTGGCGCGCACGTTGGGGATCTGGGTGGCTTCGGTGGCGCCGATCTGCAGCACCGCGTTGGGCTCCTCGCAGCCTGCGGCGAAGATGCCCCGGGGCCGGGAGTACTTGAAGCTGCGGCCGATGATGTCCACGCCGTTGGCCAGCAGGGCCGAGGCCAGGGTGTCGCCCTCAAAACCCTTGTAGCTCTGGCCGTTGAAGGTGAAGGTCAGGACCTTGTTGCGGTCGATGCGTCCGCCGTTGGACAGGCGATTGGTCTGGCTCATACCTTCTCTCCAGCAGCCTTGGCGGTGAATTGCGGCTTGGTGCCGATCTTGTAGGTCTCAAGAATTTCGTAGGTGACGGTGTCGCGGGTAGCGTTGAAGTACTGGCGGCAACCGGCGGCGTGGATCCACAACTCGTGGTGCAGGCCGCGAGGGTTGTCGCGGAAGAACATGTAGTCGCCCCACTCCTCGTCGGTGCAGGCGTTGGGGTCCAGGGGCCGTGGAATATGCGCCTGGCCGGACGAATGGAATTCCTCTTCGGAGCGCAGCTCGCCGCAGTGAGGACAGAAGATATGCAACATAGGTAGTTGTCCTTTTAGTGGGCGACCGCAGCAGCGCCGTGTTCGTCGATCAGCGCGCCGTTGTGGAAACGGTCGATGGAGAAAGGGGCGGCCAGAGGATGCATCTCGCCCTTGGCCAGGCTTGCGGCAAACACGTTGCCCGAGCCCGGGGTGGCCTTGAAGCCACCAGTGCCCCACCCGCAGTTGAAGAACATGTTCGGCACCGGGGTCTTGGAAATGATCGGGCAGGCGTCCGGGCTGGTGTCGACGATGCCGCCCCACTGGCGGTTCATGCGCACACGGGAGAGGACCGGGAACATCTCGACGATGGCCTGGATGGTGTGCTCGATCACCGGGTAGGAACCGCGCTGGCCGTAGCCGACCCAGCCGTCGATACCGGCGCCGATCACCAGGTCGCCCTTGTCCGACTGGCTGATGTAGCCGTGCACCGCGTTGGACATGATCACGCTGTCGATGATCGGTTTGATCGGCTCCGACACCAGCGCCTGCAGCGGGTGGGATTCGATCGGCAGGCGGAAGCCCGCGAGCTTGGCCATGTGCCCGGAGTTGCCGGCGGTGACCACCCCGACGCGCTTGGCACCGATAAAGCCCTTGTTGGTCTCGACGCCGATGCACACGCCGTTTTCCTTGCGAAAACCAATGACTTCGGTCTGCTGGATCAGGTCCACGCCCAGGGCGTCGGCGGCCCGGGCAAAGCCCCAGGCCACGGCGTCGTGACGGGCCACACCGCCGCGGCGCTGGACCGTGGCGCCGAGCACCGGGTAGCGAGTGTTCTTCGAGCAGTCCAGGTAGGGGATCTCGTCCGCCACCTGCTGGGTGTTGAGCAGTTCACCGTCGATGCCGTTGAGCCGGTTGGCGCTGACCCGGCGCTCGGAGTCACGGATGTCCTGCAGGGTATGGCACAGGTTGTAGACCCCGCGCTGGGAGAACATCACGTTGTAGTTGAGGTCCTGGGACAGGCCTTCCCACAACTTCATCGCATGCT
The DNA window shown above is from Pseudomonas protegens CHA0 and carries:
- a CDS encoding sarcosine oxidase subunit delta, with the translated sequence MLHIFCPHCGELRSEEEFHSSGQAHIPRPLDPNACTDEEWGDYMFFRDNPRGLHHELWIHAAGCRQYFNATRDTVTYEILETYKIGTKPQFTAKAAGEKV
- a CDS encoding sarcosine oxidase subunit beta family protein, giving the protein MQRYSGFGLFKHSLSHHENWQRMWRTPTPKKVYDVVIVGGGGHGLATAYYLAKEHGITNVAVVEKGWLGGGNTARNTTIVRSNYLWDESAQLYEHAMKLWEGLSQDLNYNVMFSQRGVYNLCHTLQDIRDSERRVSANRLNGIDGELLNTQQVADEIPYLDCSKNTRYPVLGATVQRRGGVARHDAVAWGFARAADALGVDLIQQTEVIGFRKENGVCIGVETNKGFIGAKRVGVVTAGNSGHMAKLAGFRLPIESHPLQALVSEPIKPIIDSVIMSNAVHGYISQSDKGDLVIGAGIDGWVGYGQRGSYPVIEHTIQAIVEMFPVLSRVRMNRQWGGIVDTSPDACPIISKTPVPNMFFNCGWGTGGFKATPGSGNVFAASLAKGEMHPLAAPFSIDRFHNGALIDEHGAAAVAH
- a CDS encoding sarcosine oxidase subunit alpha — encoded protein: MSQTNRLSNGGRIDRNKVLTFTFNGQSYKGFEGDTLASALLANGVDIIGRSFKYSRPRGIFAAGCEEPNAVLQIGATEATQIPNVRATQQALYQGLVATSTNGWPSVNNDMMGILGKVGGKLMPPGFYYKTFMYPQSFWMTYEKYIRKAAGLGRSPTENDPDTYDNMNQHCDVLIVGAGPAGLAAALAAARSGARVILADEQEEFGGTLLDSRESLDGKPAAEWVASVVAELQSLPDVLLLPRATVNGYHDHNFLTIHERLTDHLGDRAPIGQVRQRIHRVRAKRVVLATGAHERPLVYGNNDVPGNMLAGAVSTYVRRYGVAPGKKLVLSTNNDHAYRVALDWLDASLQVVAIADARHNPRGALVEEARAKGIRILTSSAVIEARGSKHVTGARVAAIDVKAHKVTSPGEWLDCDLIASSGGYSPVVHLASHLGGKPVWREDILGFVPGEAPQKRVCVGGINGVYSLGDTLADGFEGGVRAASEAGFQAVEGVLPKALARLEEPTLALFQVPHEKGTARAPKQFVDLQNDVTAAAIELATREGFESVEHVKRYTALGFGTDQGKLGNVNGLAIAARSLNVSIPQMGTTMFRPNYTPITFGAVAGRHCGHIFEPVRFTALHAWHVKNGAEFEDVGQWKRPWYFPKNGEDLHAAVKRECQAVRDSVGLLDASTLGKIDIQGPDAREFLNRIYTNAWTKLDVGKARYGLMCKEDGMVFDDGVTACLADNHFLMTTTTGGAARVLQWLEIYQQTEWPDLKVYFTSVTDHWATMTLSGPNSRKLLSEVTDIDLDKDGFPFMTWKEGLVGGVPARVFRISFTGELSYEVNVQADYAMGVLEQIVEAGKKYNLTPYGTETMHVLRAEKGFIIVGQDTDGSMTPDDLNMGWCVGRTKPFSWIGWRGMNREDCVREQRKQLVGLKPIDPTQWLPEGAQLVFNPKQAIPMSMVGHVTSSYAHNSLGYSFALGVVKGGLKRLGERVFAPLADGRVIEAEIVSSVFFDPKGDRQNI